The DNA sequence TGCCAATAACAAACATGATATTGAAGACAAGATCGTGTATTCCATTATCAATAAGAAGCCAAAGCGCGCAGACGTCTATTGGTTTGTACACGTCGATGTGATGGATACGCCGCATGCAAAAGATTACACAGTAAGTCAATTAATACCGGGCAAACTGGTACGTATTGATTTTAAATTAGGATTTCGCGAGGAACAAAAGATCAGTTTACTATTCAGAAAGGTAGTAGAAGATATGGTATCCAAAGGTGAAATAGATATCACCAGTCGCTATGATACACTCAGGAAGCATCAGATCGCAGGAGATTTTAATTTCGTCGTGTTAGAGAAGGTCTTTTCGAAGTCATCTAGCCTATCTTGGGGCAATAGAATCATCATGGAATTGTATAGAGTACTGAGAACGTTTAGTCTTAGCGAAGAGAAGAGTTTTGGTTTGGATAGTAGCTTTGTAACGCTGGAACGTGTACCACTAAATATTCCTGACACAAAAGAAGTGAAGCTCAACCGTTTAAATTAAAATAAAACAGGCTTATACTAAGCCTGTTTTATTTTGCACCTTATCCCGTTCGTAGGTCGTCATATGACGTTCCTTCTTCGTTGGGTAGATATCATCAATCGTAATTAAAATCCCAGTTTCTTCCACTTCACCGAACTCATCGTTCAGCGCGGTTCCGAAGGTCATCATACTAGGCGATACGTTCATGTACGTATTGATAAGTGGCGGTATATTTTCGCCCAGGGCACGCACCCTTGTGTTCAAAAGCTTGTAGCCATCTTTGTAAGGCAACCCATCAAAAATACCTTCTATTTCTGAAATATCCGTTTTGTAACCTAAAAATAGGGATTCTACAGGCTTGGCCAACTGCTCCTTATCTGGGAAATAGCAGGCCATAAAATACATCAAAAGGTCACGCGCCTCTGCATTATAATGCGGATACATGGTTACTTTCCCAAAAAGGTATTTGATTTCTGGATTCAGGATAACTACGGCACCCAGACCATCCCACAAATTATCCAAAGAATAGATGCCTTTGCGATTCTCGCTGGAGGGTTGATATTTGGGTTGCACCCACGATCTTCCTAGTTCTATAGTATACGGCAAGTAATCGCGAACAAACTTGTCGGAAATATCAAAATAATGAGCTGTAGACAAATGAATTTTGCCTTCCGCATCGATTGCCTCATCACAACGGATTACGCGGTATCCTGCAGTAATTTCTTCATCTTCGGCACTCCAGGCAATCAATTGATCATAGTTGTGCTCGCAGGTATCGTTTTCGTCGATATCCAGCGGCAAGCCCGTACCTCCGCCGGCTCCGCGAAAAGTAAGCTCTCGTAATCGCCCGATTTCCCGCATGATATTGGGTGCCGTATGGTAATTCACTAGATATACCTCATTGTTACCATTGTTGGTATGACGCAGAAATGCCTCTGGTGTCAGTTCAGCTTTTATTAACGCTCTATCTACTGGTGCAATAATGTCTTGCATACTTTACTATTCTTCTCTATCTATTTGGTCTGCGCCATGTCATACACCAAGGTACGCACTTTATCAGCCCATGCACGTTCATTCTTCGAAGCATCAAAGTGGGTATATGGTATCCGCTTCCCTATTATAATCTTTACCTGTTTGTTTTTCTGTGAAAACATCTCGTCAGGTAAATACAGCATTTCAATGTTGGCTTTGATCCCCAACTGCTGTCTTATTCGCGCCAGATTGTAAAAAAAGTTGGAATTTTTTCCATCAATATATACAGGCACGATATCCTTTTTATATTTTTTCGCTTTGGAGATGAAGCTTTTCTTCCAATCCA is a window from the Sphingobacterium sp. lm-10 genome containing:
- a CDS encoding GNAT family N-acetyltransferase, whose protein sequence is MQDIIAPVDRALIKAELTPEAFLRHTNNGNNEVYLVNYHTAPNIMREIGRLRELTFRGAGGGTGLPLDIDENDTCEHNYDQLIAWSAEDEEITAGYRVIRCDEAIDAEGKIHLSTAHYFDISDKFVRDYLPYTIELGRSWVQPKYQPSSENRKGIYSLDNLWDGLGAVVILNPEIKYLFGKVTMYPHYNAEARDLLMYFMACYFPDKEQLAKPVESLFLGYKTDISEIEGIFDGLPYKDGYKLLNTRVRALGENIPPLINTYMNVSPSMMTFGTALNDEFGEVEETGILITIDDIYPTKKERHMTTYERDKVQNKTGLV